A genomic region of Elaeis guineensis isolate ETL-2024a chromosome 9, EG11, whole genome shotgun sequence contains the following coding sequences:
- the LOC105032696 gene encoding uncharacterized protein produces MGEEEKKPEEGKKEEKPKETEEKKEEANAEEGKKDDGGGGGGGGAGEKKEGGGGDEKKGEAAPPPLPPEEIVMQVYMHCEGCARKVKRSLKGFEGVEEVKTDCRIHKVVVKGKKAAEDPLKVVERVQKKTGRRVELLTPLPPPKPEKKEEEKKEEKPKPEEKEEEPPVIAVVLKVHMHCEACSQEIKKRILKMKGVQSVEPDLKAAQVTVTGVVDPAKLVEYVYKRTGKHAVVVKQEPVEKKPDDEKKAADGKDGGKDEKKADAGGEKAEGEKKDEKEGGGDGREKEKENEGTGGAAEDAAAAAVGGAAKVVDLMKNEFYYYYPRYGVGYAYPPHSYLPQAYPYPPQIFSDENPNACTVM; encoded by the exons atgggggag GAGGAGAAGAAGCCggaggaggggaagaaggaggAGAAGCCGAAGGAGAcggaggagaagaaggaggaggCGAATGCGGAGGAAGGGAAGAAGGATGacggcggcggcggaggaggaggaggggcgggGGAGAAGAAGGAGGGCGGTGGGGGGGACGAGAAGAAGGGGGAGGCGGCACCACCTCCCCTTCCACCGGAGGAGATCGTGATGCAGGTTTACATGCACTGCGAGGGCTGCGCTCGGAAGGTGAAACGCAGCTTGAAGGGATTCGAAG GAGTGGAGGAGGTGAAGACGGACTGCAGGATCCACAAGGTGGTGGTGAAGGGGAAGAAGGCGGCGGAGGATCCGTTGAAGGTGGTGGAAAGAGTCCAGAAGAAGACGGGCCGCAGGGTGGAGCTTCTCACTCCCCTGCCGCCGCCCAAGCcggagaagaaggaagaggagaagaaggaagagaaaccGAAGccggaggagaaggaggaggag CCACCAGTGATAGCAGTGGTGCTTAAGGTCCACATGCATTGCGAGGCCTGCTCCCAGGAGATTAAGAAAAGGATCCTAAAGATGAAAG GGGTCCAGTCAGTGGAGCCGGATCTGAAGGCTGCGCAGGTCACGGTGACCGGGGTGGTCGACCCGGCGAAGCTGGTGGAGTACGTCTACAAGCGGACGGGGAAGCACGCGGTGGTCGTGAAGCAGGAGCCGGTGGAGAAGAAGCCGGACGACGAGAAGAAGGCCGCCGACGGCAAGGACGGCGGCAAGGACGAGAAGAAGGCCGACGCGGGCGGCGAGAAGGCCGAGGGGGAGAAGAAGGATGAGAAGGAGGGCGGTGGAGACGGTCgagagaaggagaaggaaaacGAGGGCACCGGTGGAGCGGCGGAGGACGCTGCGGCGGCGGCCGTCGGCGGCGCCGCAAAGGTGGTGGATTTGATGAAGAACGAGTTCTACTACTACTATCCGAGATACGGGGTGGGATACGCGTACCCCCCTCACTCTTATCTCCCTCAGGCTTATCCTTACCCCCCTCAGATCTTTAGCGATGAGAACCCCAACGCGTGTACTGTTATGTAA